From Nitrososphaerales archaeon, one genomic window encodes:
- a CDS encoding type II toxin-antitoxin system VapC family toxin: protein MISVDSYGWIERFTEGPKAVVYNRIIDSIKPSELITSVVVLYEVYKKVKRAKGEEVALEAVAALSQTTVVPIDQTLSLEAADYSLEHDLHFADALVYATARQQSAELHTSDEDLKGLKGVTFV, encoded by the coding sequence TTGATAAGCGTCGACAGCTACGGGTGGATCGAACGATTTACTGAGGGCCCGAAGGCAGTGGTATACAATCGAATCATAGACTCGATTAAGCCGAGCGAGTTGATCACATCGGTAGTTGTATTGTACGAAGTATACAAGAAGGTCAAGAGAGCGAAAGGAGAAGAAGTAGCCCTGGAGGCTGTTGCAGCCTTGAGTCAGACGACAGTCGTACCCATTGACCAGACACTGTCGCTGGAGGCCGCAGACTACAGTCTCGAACACGACCTTCATTTCGCCGACGCTCTTGTTTACGCCACCGCACGTCAACAATCGGCGGAGCTACACACGAGCGATGAGGACCTCAAGGGTCTTAAA